The sequence below is a genomic window from Gossypium hirsutum isolate 1008001.06 chromosome A11, Gossypium_hirsutum_v2.1, whole genome shotgun sequence.
ATGAGGTTGAGGAAGAGTTTCAACCTGAAATGAGGCATAAGACAACTTCTAGTTTGAATCTTGATGACAACTCAGACAAGGATGTTGTGGGTGCCCAGTTAAGTCCATGTTCAGCTGATGGAGTAGATTCTTCTGCACGGGTCTCTCCTTCAAATGCCTCTCTTTGTCATGTTTCTACCTCGGAGAGTGCTAGTATTGTTCATAGCAATGGGTATTGTAGTCCAAATGTTCATTTGTGTCCCAACAAAGTTTTATGTGTTTCAAGTGCTGACGATGAAGCCAAAGCTGATTCTGTGACCTTTGAAAGACCAAAATCTGTCAGTAAGTGCAGTAATTACACTGATGCACAAGCTGTTCTGTTGTCTTttgaaaatatgcttgtgatctTAACGAGGACAAAGGAGAGCATTGCTCGTGCAACGCGAATAGCAATTGATTGTGTCAAATTTGGCGTCTCTGCTAATAAGGTAGATAAAGGCATTTTGTAGACTGTCAAGTTATCAAAGGCATTTTTACTTATTAGCACTTAAATTGAAATTTGTCATAGATAAACTTTGGCATTAAcgttatttattcattcattcccCTTTTAGGATTTCTTTCTGGGCTAATACTGTATATTCTGAATACTAAGAGAGCGCGCATGCTAAAAGCATGTACAGATGATATACCGTTATCACAAAagctcttattttttattttgaaattcattGGTTTCTTCTTTTTAATCTAGGTTGTGGAAATTATTGCTCGAAATTTGGAGAGGGAGTCAAGCTTACACAAAAGGGTGGATTTGTTCTTTCTTGTGGACTCCATTACTCAGTGCTCCCGGGGTTTGAAAggtattatttgtatttatttactttgtgaattttttataatttagcagCATGTTAGGTGTTTGGTCTGTAACTTATGGCTATGTGCTTACCGAATTTGGTATCCAGGTGATGTTGGTGATATCTACCCTTCAGCTATTCAAGCAGCACTTCCTCGTCTACTCAACGCTGCAGCTCCCCCTGGACCTAATGCACAGGAAAATCGTCGACAATGCTTGAAGGTAGGTGgctttgatgtttttatttttctttatattttgtgtGGATTGTTGGTTTCTCACCTTTTCTCTTTGATGTAGGTTTTGAGACTGTGGTTGGAAAGAAGAATCCTTCCAGAATCTGTTGTTCGGCACCATATACGAGAACTTGATTCCCTTAGTGTTTCATCTTCTGGTGGTGTCTTTTCTCGTCGTTCAGCTAGAACAGAGAGAGCATTGGATGATCCTATTAGAGACATGGAGGGTATGCTTGTTGATGAGTATGGCAGGTCTATATTTCAGTATCACTTCAACTTATGGTTACTTTAAACATTCTAGATCTGTGTTCCTGAGATTTGTTTTTTCTCGCCCCAGCAATTCAAGTTTTCAGCTCCCCGGATTTTGCATGCCTCGAATGCTCAATGAGGAGGATGAGTGTAGTGATTCTGATGGAGAAAGTTTTGAGGCTGTCACTCCAGAGCACTATTCTGGAGGTCCTGAAGAACAAGAGGCAAACCCTGCAAGTGAAAAGCGCAGACATATTTTGGAAGATGTTGATGGTGAACTTGAAATGGAGGATGTTGCTCCTGAGATTGAAATGAGTTCAACTAGTTGTGCTGCTGGAACCAATACTGCACAAACTTTGCAAGAGCATTGTGATCAGCATTTTCCATTGCCATTTGCCCCACCTTTACCTCATGATGTGCATCCGTCATCACCACCACTGCCATCATCTCCACCTCCGCCACCCCCTCCACCGCCTCCTCTTCCTCCACCCATCCCTCCTCCTATTTCTGGTCCCTACACAAACAATGTTGATTCAACAATTCATACAAGTATACAGGTAGGTCCTCGTTTGTGTTCCTTTCAGTGGTTTCTTATAATTATGACAATGATGATAATGTAATAGTGAAATACGTTATTTATGTACTTTTGTTCTTATTATATTTGCAGGACAGGCAGGATGATTTGAGATCTATGGTTCCACCGTCAGTTGCACCCAGAATCAATTCAACAGTGTGCGCCAATACAGTCCCATATAATGGTCCTGATCCTAGAAATCCTCCTGTTATGCAGGTTTCAGATTGTAATACTGCTTTCAATAGTTGCCCAGTGCCTCCGGTGAATAATATCCAACAACCTGATGGCCCGAACTATCACAATGCCTACCCTCCACAACCTATCCATCCTGCACCTACAAATCAGTTTGCATATGTTAATTCAGCCCTGCACGTGAATTTGATGAGGGATGCACCCCCTCCATACACTGACAGATACTCTTCACTAAACTTTGATGGTGCAAATTATTATCACAGCCATGAGAGAATGAACCTGGCCCCAAATGAACCTAGAGAGAGCTGGAGGTATCCTCCACCACCTTTTTCTGGTAAGTTTCTTGAATCATGTTTTGTATCAGTCTACTGTTATCATGCCTTGATTTGTCTGATGCACCTGATTCTTTATATTTTCTCCTAACAGGACCCTGGTATGCTGATAATGCCAATTCATCGTATGGCCATGGCCATGGTTCTTATGGTGGGCCCCAATGTGAGCCAACAAGGTTTCCAAACGAGGGATGGGGCTTCCGCCCCCCTCCAATGGATCACAGAAACTTCTTTCCTGGCAGACCACCTGCAGAAGGTATGGTTCCCATTGGATCAAGAGGTTCACATTTCTCCTGTGAGATTGTGGTTCAAAAGTTAGACaaagctctctctctctctctctctctatatatatatatatatgtttttgtgtgtgtgtgtgtgtggatcATTTTGCATTTGCATACTTTCTAGATACCCTGCATTCAGGTAGGTTTAGGTCGGGCCTGATACTTGAAGTCCCTTTTATTTGTTTCAGCTCCTTGCATTTGGCAGCAAAGATGACCAAATATTAATCAGTTGCTTTAATTGGTACGTCATATTTTAGTGATAGTTTTATCATTTCTTTCAGAAGTTCTCTTTCTCACTGGTTTTGTTGTCATGAATAGGTATTaaaaccccttttttttcttttggcatGGGTTCTGCGGCTTGTTGAAAACAGCTGGGAGTTTTTGCATGCAATGAACCGATAATAGGATGAGTTGAGCCGAAGATGAGCGTGTCGGCATTGCTGATTCTgattttgtaaatatgtaaaatctACCACCGGGCAGGACAGTATGATTGGGAGAGTAAGGCTATCATCGtgtatcaaaattttattttgtttttgttttctttttgcataatttattctcATCAGCGCCCCAATTAAAGACCTTTAGCAATTTTTTAATCGGGCCATTCCCTATCAACCTTTTGTTCCCTATACTTGGTTGTAAcagtaatattttattaatacagTGGCAGGCAGGCAGGCAGAGTTTCAATGGATGAATCTAGTTGTATTCTTATTGTTGATGAACTGTTCTTATATATACGGGAAAAGAGTCGTAAAGTCTAACCTAAAAACTAGGATTTTTATATTTCATCTATAAATAAATTCGGAGCTTTATAATTTGCTTGAGTTATGCTTTTAGGATTGATTTTATGATTAAGTTTGTGGTGGTGCGCTTGATAGGggataatatttttcttttcgaGAGTCAGTTATGATTTATTGGTTATAGAGCAGTTGCTAATCCGGTATTGTGCGTGGGCAATGTGGTCATTTCTGAAGAattaatggggagtatttatactTGTATGTACTTCTAGGGCTTGATTTTAACTATACTAATGAAAATAGGATAAGACATACAGCTATAAGTGTCCTAGCATTGATGGATGTTGAAATTATTGTGATATTATCTGTCGTAATTTAATGTCAAATTAGGTTCTCTGGCATACTTGATTAGCTTGTTGTCAAGAAATATAAGagtattttcaatatttttttttatttttagttcttaatgctaataataatttttcttacatTTTGATCCTTTTGCAAAGCTATTTCGTTGGGAGTTTAATGGTTTATTTTAGTGTAGGAAAATGATTATGGTCAAATCATAAAGAAAATATCAATTGTTTTGGTTGTCGCGATGTCGATCGGGAGCAAATTTTCAATCAGAAATCAACTTGGAGCAATCTGTCAAGAATGTTGCAACATCAGGTGTGTTGTGTTGCTACACAGCCCCGATGTCTCGACTCCAAGTCTTCGAGGTTGCTACTCCATTGTTGATGGTTGAAGTGAAGGAGTTGAGGTCATTATTGAGGGTATCGTAACACCAGCTAGCCTGTGTCGTGTAGTCTGTGCCACAACATTGAGAACCCTCAAGGAAAGATTGTACCTATTGTAGAAGTTGCAACACCAAAAACTGAGTGTCGTGACATTGAAGCCTAACGAGGTGAAAAATATGTAATTTTGTCTAACATCAACTTAATGCACTCCATGGGTATTTTTGTTAAATACCAAAGGCACACTTGATGCCAAACATAAACGAGTCTCTTTTTTTAGCTCCCTTTATCTTCTTTTAGCTCTCTTTTATTCTTTTCACCattttt
It includes:
- the LOC107923946 gene encoding protein HUA2-LIKE 3 isoform X5, which gives rise to MMSSNDVRSVSDVSTNVIQNGSQRKSKQVKKSTDASKSDDVDLSVLMLNGRIDDNGSDIATVDSDAGSFNEGSSMDCSCKPEDSGTVVECLEGDAELSNGLDFQIKALVIKRKRKPFRKLVNIDPAEPLAEADLSLGISNTRENLQNTCDNLNERYSKDDGDEHLPLLKRARVRMGKLLAADEFVSSSPMEEKPISEGTVNLLHLQQMSPSSSHNDSPTERDSLLLKGALINVSPSKGDSEVQGSRPESLKVLRNQLGCLAGGEAALPPSKRLHRALEAMSANAADEDQAIAELSATMKTLDDESHDSLVSSHVTVEDKEANVLEQHGRDLIANSDSGMFSVSNSMPSDKFVESSVEPLVCCQPVKSPKNQKHVQHEDVFVEPMNHASCNTHKSQCLDHSSPNPEKSQASFRSNCGSLYQKFPSNDDLVAEPAGLSNFGAENPDEQFNTSEHADMSSDPVTVTGKTCKVSPQDGSKSERLKSQINDSSLVNSIISPYSCRHEVEEEFQPEMRHKTTSSLNLDDNSDKDVVGAQLSPCSADGVDSSARVSPSNASLCHVSTSESASIVHSNGYCSPNVHLCPNKVLCVSSADDEAKADSVTFERPKSVSKCSNYTDAQAVLLSFENMLVILTRTKESIARATRIAIDCVKFGVSANKVVEIIARNLERESSLHKRVDLFFLVDSITQCSRGLKGDVGDIYPSAIQAALPRLLNAAAPPGPNAQENRRQCLKVLRLWLERRILPESVVRHHIRELDSLSVSSSGGVFSRRSARTERALDDPIRDMEGMLVDEYGSNSSFQLPGFCMPRMLNEEDECSDSDGESFEAVTPEHYSGGPEEQEANPASEKRRHILEDVDGELEMEDVAPEIEMSSTSCAAGTNTAQTLQEHCDQHFPLPFAPPLPHDVHPSSPPLPSSPPPPPPPPPPLPPPIPPPISGPYTNNVDSTIHTSIQDRQDDLRSMVPPSVAPRINSTVCANTVPYNGPDPRNPPVMQVSDCNTAFNSCPVPPVNNIQQPDGPNYHNAYPPQPIHPAPTNQFAYVNSALHVNLMRDAPPPYTDRYSSLNFDGANYYHSHERMNLAPNEPRESWRYPPPPFSGPWYADNANSSYGHGHGSYGGPQCEPTRFPNEGWGFRPPPMDHRNFFPGRPPAEGMVPIGSRGSHFSCEIVVQNSLHLAAKMTKY